Within Salvia splendens isolate huo1 chromosome 21, SspV2, whole genome shotgun sequence, the genomic segment actaaaaataatcccacaatattaaaattcattaaaaatacccgaagcactgttacaaattacaaaaaaaataaaaattacataattaaatcctaaaaaataaaaattacatacttaaaatcctaaaaaataaagagtgaactacaaaaatggtccatgGACTATGAGTTTATCTCACCCATAATCCatggattttaaaaatatcgtcagacatccCTGAACTAAGGGTTGATCTCGAAAATGGTCTTTTTCACTGTTTTCGGTCGAAAATACCCTTGGGgtgggcaatttggtctttttatacttttaacattttaaatctgatattatttcagttatgtactaaatctgatattatttcaaaattatcattcttctcccccttttgtcatccttcactttgtttctttatttcaatattagatttaattttacaaaattaaattttaaattttattttttaaatatcaataaaaaattttaattataaaaattattaaataataaaaattaatagtcataatcaatatttgatagtgtctaatatttaatcaataaggtatgacaacgccttagttttaatcaatatttaatagctttaatcataaatagatcatataacacgatttattctaaaataaatatgcatttaatgtaagactaatatacttttcgtttattaatttgaaaacaatcaaaatttaatagaaaatttcaacaaaaatactcctatataaaatttttagtaggatcaaatttttagttaacttcataatattcaatcacaagcaattataacaaccgaacgaaggctaaatagaatagctcttatttttccatcatgattaatattatttttctgtacttcttcaattcagctgaatattatattaaataacaaaaattaatagttttaatcaatatttatagtgtccatgaattaatagttttaattaaaaaaatttattgatatttaaaaatcaaaatttaaaatttaatttataaaattaaatctaatattgaaataaagaaacaaagtgaaggataacaaaagggaagaagaatgataattttgaaataatatcagatttagtacataactgaaataatatcagatttaaatgttaaaagtgtaaaaagaccaaattgctcAAACCCCCCAAAAGGGTATTCTCGACCGAAAACAGTGAAAAATGaccattttcgagataaacccttagtccagggatgtctgacgatatttttaaattccagggactatgggcgagataaacccatagtccagggaccatttttgtagttcactcaaaaataaaaattacatacatagatgaaaatgtgaaaatgtgaattttgagataaaaataatgaaaaataaattaaaagtgaagaaaaacagatatattttattgggaagtaggaaaatattttttttactttaaaactgatttttttatattttttgaattttttttaaaaaaaaggaaatagcaAACGGCTTTGCTGTTGGACAATCAATACatgccacgtcgccctgctgtTTGGCATGGCGGTGCTCGATGCTAATAGTAgggtcgtgccgtcggcaagagcacagcggcgagCAAGGTACTCgtcgtgccgacggcacggcgcCTGCTCTTCCGCATGAGCACCGATGCGAATGCTCTAAGGCAAGCAATTGGCTATCCCTTTGTCCTAGATATTATACTCTTTCGTAATAATGTCGTAGAAACTATTGACCACTTATTTATACACGTAAGTATCAATAAATTTCTCAAACGCATTCAAACAATTTTTTCGCTAACTAAGGTTTATTGGTAGCTACGTTTTTTGCACTATGGACCAAACTAAGAACTATAATAACTCCAATTACTAATGGCAATGCACATGCAGTTTTCTCGCGTTCTGAAGCGCAGTGACTGAACATGGTCGACTGCGTTCGTTACCTGAACGAGAGCCTCGTCAACATGCAGCAACACACACCACATCTTTCTATTCATACCCCAATTTTGCATATATCTAGGAATCATATAACATCATTACAAGTTTGGGAAAACAAATTAACCTGGCTCTCAATGTTGTCCAAAATGTCTCCTTGAGCTTCGACTAGCACGGCCATATCTAAGTAAATCTACAAACAGAGATCAACGCATGTCAAGAATATCGTAACGTGATCCAACAACATTAGTTAGATCGCGGTGTACCTGATGAAGGCCGAGAAGCTTCTTCTCGATCTCCTTTACAGCATCGTGCCTCTCTTGAATCTCCTCCAAAGTGTTCATCACCTACACAATGTGACACATAAAAACGTAAAATATTTCGTTCTTCAcatgaataaatattttttactagttctcaaaataatgaaaaagtacCTGGCCTCGTCCGGATTGTTGCATCGCTTGCTGGAATATCTGTTCACTGTTTCCGGTTTCAATGAGAGTATTGATAGTCTGTTAGTCATCGAGCTCCAAAATGAATATCGTCGACATGTTGCAGATTTCAAGTGTTGCATTGCAAGGACGGCTTACCTCTTCATCCGGTCTACTTCCAGTAACTGAAGGACGAAAGAATTCAAGGCGTACGCATTAGATTCAAAAACATGAAACGAAACAAATATCGAAagaaaatactccctctgtcccttaaAATACGCACTTTCAACTAACAGTCTTAAAcaattttaagggacggagggagtaaacataaaagaaaaaataaatacgaATATGACCTGTTACTACTCGTCGCTCAACAACCTCGCGATACTCCTCTTCAATCCTCTGTCTCAATGTCTGttcaaacaaacaaaacatCTCAAAAACTCAATGTGTCGAAaaagagaatcatcatcaacgGACCTGAAACTCAGTCATGAGGTCTCTAAATTTCTTCATCAAGGCGCTGCAGGGAACGAGGCGTTGTTAAATTACGCCTACCAAAACATAGAGAAGTTACATTTATATACTTACCTTGTCATGTTTGTTCTTGACCTATCAACGGCTGTTCCCTTTCCGCAGCCAGGCTTCTGCCGGTTAGTTAAGTTCTGAGAAGCATTCGGATAAATCAGATCACAGCACAGAAACAGCCAAAGAGAGATACTGAGATGTGAAAATGGTATGAGCTATACATCTTTGTTCATTGTCTCGATTTTCACTTTTATACCGCGTGCTATCTTTCCCACTTCATCGACATCTTTCTCCATCCGTTTCCTGATAGCTGGAACGAATACGACGTGCTACATTAGTACTAAAAATCTATAAGGCATTATGAAAAGGAGAAGGATTGCACCTTTCATTGAAGATGCTTTTGTAACCGATTTTGACTCCTCGTTCGCTTCCTGACAAAAGGATGGTATGCATAGAATCAAACGACATACCAAGCAATAGTCGCTTAAGAAAACACGATACATATTTCGCTTGCAAGTGTCGTCTACAGATGAAACTACATAACCTACAATAGTCGTTTAAGATAACACGTTTCACTTGTAAGCGCATAGTCTATCAATGAAAGGCCGTATTCATACCTTAAGGTTCTGTAGCAAACCGGAGAGCTTGTCCACATGCTTCTCGATCTCTTGTATCTGCCAGCAACGATAAGGATGAAAATCTATGTAGATAAAGAGAAGGAAACGGACCATGACTTCTTTTTGGCACGCACCTGCTTATGGAAGGATTCCAGAGCCACATCAGAGTTACTCCTAGGAAGCCGAGGGCCCATCTCGATGTCGGATTCTCTGGACGTGTTGCCTTTGGCATCTCCAACGAACGAGTCCTGAAATGCACGCAAGACTCAAATGACTAGTCAAGCTTCAAGAACCATAAAAACACATTATGTCTCATTTATTAAGAGAATTTCTCTTGTAACATTTCAAGAAAAGCACAACCACCATAGCTCACAAAGCATAGTATTTCTAAACTAGATTTTTGTTTTAAGCTAAAATCATAGTGTTTCTATTTTACTCCACAGCATTTTTTCTAGTAAATATGAAGCTAATTATAGTCAAACAACATGATCTTAGCATTTGCAATATAATAGTAAAacataacagaaaatattaattcataCTACATTAGATAAAACAGAAAAAACTTGACATCAACAACATGATCAAGCAAACAAACCACCtccaaatatttaaatattaattcttaaacactaataaaaagtataagtaaataaaaatttaactttgtttttctttataCAAAATTTTAGACTACTAACTCGAAACATACAGcaatatatatgaatatttttaatatcatttcACCTAATATTCAGCTTAAACATAAATTCTTAAACTCTATATTtataatacaaaaaaaacaaaaaattactaaaatcaGCAggcaaaaacaacaaaaaatcaaagaaacagaAACACTAACCGTGAGAAGATCGTTCATATTCAAAAAAGCTAGAAAATGGTTTTTTGAAAAGtggagaagaaataaaactgtTTGTTGGAATTTATTGTGGGGAGCATTCGGCCGGCGACGGGAAAGACgagaaaaagagaataaaaattGGAGTTTTCACAGTTTTTTTCGATGAAGAAATTAAGGAGGCCGATCAAAGCGTTAGAATCGACAATCAACACTAAATTAGTAGTGTTTAGTCAAAAACAAAGATGGATTTGGACTCAATTAACGACTAATCCCAGTGATTGTGACGTGAATTATTATTGAATATCTGTCGTGTGAAGACAACGCTAAGAATTTGTTTGGTTCGTGAATTTGTTGTATGCTTTATTCGTCTATGAATGGTTGTCCACAAAGAATATTTGctaagataaagagagaatttATATTCTAGTTTTGGAAATATACCCCTTCCTCTCATTCTACACGatctaaaatttatttttaagtttTCCCATTTACAATAAAATGTTTTAAGAAGTAGAAACAAATGAATTCCTTTATTACAAAAGATTGCTTAATATTAATGCTCGGAATATTTGAGTCATGCAAAATGGGAAAACGTGAATATCAAATATTTTCGTTAGAACCCACTATCAATATTTGATTTGAAGTGCACTCTAAGTAAAGTCACACGTAACTAGTTCAGCTTTTGAACTATGCATTTGAGAGTGGTAAATAATAATTCATGCAAAATGTTTCACCTTATTTCATATTAATACAAAATGTTTGAGTTTACATAATCTAACAAAAAGATTCATTCGTATTTCAGTTTAGTACATTCCGTTAATTTTTGTTTAAACGGAGTTAACTTTTTACTTAAGTGACGTTGTTGGTTATATTGGGCTGTTATGTGGTGGACTATTATTTGGGCCTGGGAATTAATTGGCCCGATTGATGTGTATTGGGTCTGTGCTTGTCCTAGCCCAATTGGCTGCTGATATACCCCCACTCCTCTCACCCTCGCCGCATTCATTCgacattctctcatttctctctctgCTCTCTCGAGTCTGTTGTGATTCCCTtgcttctttcttcttctccgaTGAATCTCTGGTAGTTTACAATGATCTATCACGGTTATTATAGTGATTGATGTTGTGTGAGTGTGGAAGAAAGCAACTGGTTCGGTTGCTTGTGTTCTGgagaaactagggtttctgttTTGAGAGGTTTTCTTGAGTTTGTGGTCGGTGAGGGTTTAGATCCGGTGTTGAGGAGTGTTTTGGGGTTGGTATCCGGTGTGTGAGGTTAATCACTTGAGGAACCGGTTGTGCTCCCTTGGATCTTGGTCTTTGGTGAATAGATCTGTACTAttagcgggtggctgagccataACTACGAGATCTATTCGAATCCTTTGTGTTCTCTCTTATTTCTGTATGTTTTGtttagatccgagaggatctcTCCTTGTCTACTAACTAGGGTTTTCAAGTGTGCAGGGTTCTCGGAGGCTTGTGGATGCATTCGGTTGATGATTGCATGGTCCGAGATCATTAGCTAGTTACCATTGTAATAGCTAGTATTTGTATTTGTGTAAATCAGTCGTGTGGGTGATAGTTTGACTGAGCTATCTTGtacaagaccaaagaggtctcagtaattagtgaatccggaTAGTCTGATCCCTGCagatgcaaaaaccatataccaatattgaaattttttgtatcaatatgaaacaatgataaaaaattttgtaccaacatgaaacaattatgaaacattttgtacttCACAAGACAAAGAGTTAACGACACTCAAACAAAAATAACGGAATATACTAAACTAAAcaagaatgatactttttgtGTGATTTATgtaaacttcaaactttttgtactaatatgaaacaaaagtgaaacattttgtatgagttATATATTTACCCCAATTGAGATCATGACAAATCCCTTGTGTAATTTGTATATTGTTCAAAGTTTTCTTATATGGTAACTAGTGTTACACTGCTTAATTGATTTTTCTATTTGCAGTAATTTAAAAATGTGAATTCACATTTATCAAAtgagaaacaatattattatatatatctaAGTTccaaacacacacatatatacacaataataatttaatataccaATGTAAACTCATATAATAAGTTTCAATCTCTGCTACGCTTGTCGATTATGAAAATGAGACAAAGAAATTATGCATTGGGACATGATTGATGTCTGCAAATCCAAGTTAAAACATCTTAAGTTAGATCAACTCATTAAagtgaaaattgattttttggaATTCTTAATTCTAGCCAACTCCATATTTTATTGTTGCTGCCGGCCTACGAATAATCAAATACGTAATTACTTAATTCTTCAATCTCTctttaaaatatacaaaaataagaGATATGAGACAACGTCCAAGTCCAACGACATTATTCTCCttgacattaattaatttttttttattgaaaatctAGTTTGATTGACGGTTAGAATACTATATTTTCGTGAGTAAATCGATATTTGAGGCAGAATTGTGATCTTTTTTAACACAAGAATTAGGATTGTTCATTAATTACATAACAAATAGTCCTTTGCACTTTGTCACGGGAATATTACGGGAAGCATGCTGCATAATGTAATAAAGTCTAAAAAATTTGGGCaaatatttctatatttaattAGACTATTGAAACTTCTTCTTGTCCTAAATGATAAATTGACGATTCTCTAACTCCTCTATGATAAGATCTTTTAAAGGATTCCCTTTTAGGCCACTCACATATATGTTTAGCTAGGGTTGAGAGCT encodes:
- the LOC121783822 gene encoding syntaxin-132-like, yielding MNDLLTDSFVGDAKGNTSRESDIEMGPRLPRSNSDVALESFHKQIQEIEKHVDKLSGLLQNLKEANEESKSVTKASSMKAIRKRMEKDVDEVGKIARGIKVKIETMNKDNLTNRQKPGCGKGTAVDRSRTNMTSALMKKFRDLMTEFQTLRQRIEEEYREVVERRVVTVTGSRPDEETINTLIETGNSEQIFQQAMQQSGRGQVMNTLEEIQERHDAVKEIEKKLLGLHQIYLDMAVLVEAQGDILDNIESQVNLFSQTCNDVI